GTGGATGGCCCGGCTGACCTCCCCGCAGCGCTTCGGCCCGGGCGCGATGAGCGCGGCCGAGGCGGTCGCCCGTGGCCGGTCCGCCCGCGGCCTCGCCTCCTGGTCGACGGCGCGCCAGCTCGCCCTGCTCATCGCCGTCGGCATCGGGCTGCACAACTTCGCCGAGGGCCTGGCGATCGGCCAGTCCGCCGCCAGCGGGGAGATCGCCCTCGCGACGCTGCTGGTCGTCGGGTTCGCCCTGCACAACGCGACCGAGGGCTTCGGCATCGTCGCCCCGCTGGCCGCCGACGTGGACGCCAGCGGCGAGGCGCGCCGTCCGAGCTGGGGCTTCCTGCTCACCCTCGCCGCGATCGGCGGCGGCCCCACCTTCGTCGGCACCTGGGTCGGGCACTCGTTCACCAGCGAGCCGCTCGCGGTCGCGTTCCTCACCCTCGCCGCGGGCTCGATCATCTACGTCGTCGTGCAGCTGCTCGGCGTCGCGGCCAAGGCGAAGCGGTCGGACCTCGTCGCGTACGGCCTGCTGGTCGGGCTGCTCGCCGGGTTCGTCACGGACGCGATCGTCACGGCCGGCGGGGCCTGACGGGCTTCCCCTAGTCGGCCGGGTGCGGGGCGAGCTGCAGGAGCCC
The sequence above is drawn from the Motilibacter rhizosphaerae genome and encodes:
- a CDS encoding ZIP family metal transporter; this encodes MSLARTLLLGLVAGVTIVLGLPVGRMRRPAPTLRVGLNAVAVGILLFLVWDVLSAAWEPIDAALGDVHEGKGGLGTAIGYGLLASAGLAVGLLGLVGYERWMARLTSPQRFGPGAMSAAEAVARGRSARGLASWSTARQLALLIAVGIGLHNFAEGLAIGQSAASGEIALATLLVVGFALHNATEGFGIVAPLAADVDASGEARRPSWGFLLTLAAIGGGPTFVGTWVGHSFTSEPLAVAFLTLAAGSIIYVVVQLLGVAAKAKRSDLVAYGLLVGLLAGFVTDAIVTAGGA